In Mus pahari chromosome 23, PAHARI_EIJ_v1.1, whole genome shotgun sequence, the DNA window TTGAtctcaaaagggggaggcctcctggaaccggttGCGGAACTCTTTGTAGGAGAAAAATTATTGAGCAGTAGATCTTTCGGCTACTTAtcagttttatgttttctattccttttcctaTATACGAGATGTTCCTgatagcctaggccaagatcttaagctAGTATTATAGCTACAAAACCATCCCTTGAAATGGAGTCACGAAACATGACCTCATCTCCAGGAAAACCAACACTTCACTTTATAAATCATGTATAAGATAGTATTGATAAATATAAGCTTTccaaacaatattttatatgGCTGCACGTGTCTCATCGGTAGTAGGTTTTGGTATCTTAAGAAAgtcttagctgggcgtggtggcacatgcctttaatcccagcacttaggaggcagaggcaggcggatttctgagttcaaggccagcctggtctacagagtaagttccaggacagccaggactacacagagaaatcctgtctcgaaaaaaacaaaacaaaacaaaacaacaacaagaaagtcTTATATAGGAAGAATTAAacagtttaaattttgttttgaagatttacAGAAGAACAGGAACTAGAGGTTAAATAGTAACTGATCATAAAAATTCATTAGCTTGTTCTTGGGAATTTGCCACTAGCCTtagatgatttttgtattttgaaaacacCTTTATTTGAAGTTATAAGACTTGGATGACCTTGTACTTGGATGTACCAAATGATTGTTACATCTGCTCTTTCACTGTTTCACTGACACACCTTTTCAGAGCTGTCACACCTGTTCTCTATGTATACAAACCCTTGACTGAGGAGAGCTGCAAAacacactcagattcaaactgcctctgtgtttgtttctgttcgtCACCACCGAATCCTTACGCACCTGACCTCGAGAACCCACTTCTCAGGGACCCCTATACCCAGCTGGGGTGGTCTGTGGCAGCACATCCTCCCATGTGATGTTGGCCTATGATAGGGTTTTCTGTGCAATTCTGTGAATGGGTTCTCTCTTTCCCAATTTCCCACTCCTGTAGTCCGATACCTCAATGCCTACACTGGAGTCGTGCTACTGCGATGCCGGAAGGATTTCTACCAGCTCGTGTGGTCAGCCCTTCCTTTCATCACCCATTTGGAGAACAAAGGCCACCGTTACCCGTGCTTCTTCAACACCTTACACGTGGGAGGTATGGGTGGTCCTGTGGATGGTGGCTGTTGTTCAGAGCGGTTGCCAGGTGGGTGGGTCTTGCTGCTATCCACTGAGAACAAGATGCCCCTCCCACCACACCCACCCCCTGGAAGACAGCAACCGCTTCACAAGCTGTTGTCCACAGCAGCTCTTTCGTGTGCCAGGTACCATTAGAACCTGTCAGAAGTTCCTGACCCAGTACAACAGGAGGCAGCTGCTGATCTTGTTGCAGAATTGCCCTGATGAAGGTAAGTAACGccaggccagagcaagcagggactgaggcTCCTCGGGGAGGACGGTGCCCTAGGACACCTTCCTTTGCTGCAGGAGAACGGGAAGCCATCCGGAAGTCTGTATCGAGAAGCTGTCTGCTGGACCGAGAGCCCGTGGAAGAGCTTTCCGACAGTGCTGGTGAGGAGgtggcagaagccatggagtgaCCCTGTCGAGGCCCACTTGTGGGATCAGGACATTACGGGAGGTGACAGCAGCATCCCACAGGTCTCCAATGGAAATGACTGACAACCAGCATACAGGTGACAGCTTGAAGCGGAGGGCTtgctgccttcccttccctccatggTTGTGAAGGCTCTGTGTGCAGACATTTTGGATGTAATTGCTTAGCTTGTGGGTGGAATAAGCATTCTTGGCTTCCAGGGCAATATTCCTAAACCATAAAAAGTGCACTTGCCTTGAATGCGCTTCCTGTGTGGTTCGAGGTGAGTTTTAAATGTTCCTAGACCCTTAATAGAAGAACACATGTAAatctgggcttggtggtacacAGACCGGcttttctcttgagtttgaggccagccagggttccACAGAGAAAGTGTTTCAGGT includes these proteins:
- the Pop5 gene encoding ribonuclease P/MRP protein subunit POP5, with amino-acid sequence MVRFKHRYLLCELVSEDARCRLSLDDRVLGGLIRDTIARVHGAFGAAACSVGFAVRYLNAYTGVVLLRCRKDFYQLVWSALPFITHLENKGHRYPCFFNTLHVGGTIRTCQKFLTQYNRRQLLILLQNCPDEGEREAIRKSVSRSCLLDREPVEELSDSAGEEVAEAME